DNA sequence from the Fuscovulum ytuae genome:
GCCCTCTCGCTCGAGCAGGAAGACAACGCCGCTGCTAACTGGGCTGCGAACAGCGACCCGGTCTGGGGTGTCGGTGCAACCTACGCCATGGACATGGGCGGCACGGCTCTGCGCTTCGGTCTCGGCTATCAGTCGACCACCGTCGCTGGTGTTGACTCGGATGCCATCGGTGCGTCCATCTCGGCTGAATTCGCTGGCGGCTTCTCGGGCGTCATCGGCTTCACCAACACCGAAACCGGTGGTGTTGACACCGACCGTCTCGGCATCGGTGCAACCTACACCACCGGCGCTCTGTCGATCCATGCCAACTACGGCGAAATCGACACCGCTGGCGTGTCGAACGACTCCTACGGTCTGGCTGTGAACTACGACCTGGGCGGCGGCGCTGTTGTCATGGCCGGCTACGGTTCGGACACCGACTTCGCGACGGCTGGCAACCAGTCGACCTACTCGATCGGCCTCGGCCTGTCGTTCTGATCTGACGCAAGTCTTGATCTGATGGGAAGAGCGGGCCTTCGCCCGCTCTTTTCCATTTTGAACCACCCTTTTGCCCCATCGCTCGACTCGTTGCCGCCTACGCATTATGGCCGGGGGCCATCTACCGATCCGAGGTGCCATGCCATCCGCTCCGCTTTCCCCCGCCCAGATCAAGGCACTCTACGCCGATGCCATGGCGCTTTTGTCCAAGGGCCAGCCAGAGGCGGCGCTTCCCTTGTTCGGGCAGGTGATCGAGTCCAGCCCCAACCTTGCCGAACCCCGCTGGCAGGCAGCGCGGATTTACGGCGAATTCGACATGTTCGACCGCGCGCTGGAACAGGCAAGCATGGCCGTGCAACTGAAACCTGCTGAACCAGCGGTATGGTCCACTTGGGCGGATCTTGCAGCCCTGTCTGGCAATGCTGATGCCGAAAGAACCTTTCTCGACGCCATCAAGTCCGCCGATCTGCCTCCGCCCTTGCGAATCCGCCTGCAAGATCGGTTTGGGGCGCAACGCCAAGCCTCCCGCCCTGATATGACGGGGCTTCCCCCGCCCGTCCTTGCACAACTGTCCCGGCACCTGTCCGAAGGGGCCTTTGCTGCGGCACAGAAGGCGATTGCCACCCTGCTGCCCAAACACCCGAAATCCGCCGTCCTGCATGCGATGCTGGGCAGCACCTTCAGCGGCATGGGTCGCGGGGCCGATGCGATTGCCGCCCTTCGCATGGCCCAGAAACTAGACCCCTACTATGCCGAGGCATGGCTCAACGAAGGCAATGAATGGCGCCGACAGGAGCGCCCAGAGGATGCCCGCCGCGCCTACCGCGCCGCCATCGCCCGTGCCCCTGACCTTGAACAGGCGCTGGTCCTTTATGCCACCATTCAGAACCAGCAATCCCAATCGGCCAAGGCGCTGCCCTTTGCAGAACGCGCGGCATCGGCCTACCCGAAGTCCCTGCCCGCCCTTATCGCGCTGGGCAATACGCTGACCCTTCTGCGCAACCACACCCGCGCGGCCGAGGTGCTGGAACGCGCCGTCACCCTGTCGCGCCGCAAATCGACCGAGGCGATGGTGATGCTGGCGCAGGTCTACACCCACATCAACCGCGACGGTGATGCATCGGCCCTGATCGAACAGGTCCTCGCGCTCCGCCCTGATCACGTGCTGGCCCTGACTTTAAAGGGCAGCCTCTTGCAGACCGCAGGCGATTTCGAT
Encoded proteins:
- a CDS encoding porin, producing MKKILLATTMLAGTAGFAAAEVAISGYAEVGIYNSDTAATGAGSTQFWTDVDVTFKMSGETDGGLAFGVSVDLDEAGNLGNSLDNNGTSVFVSGAFGKLTVGDTDGALDWAVADAGSLTAIADDHTTHAGYFGAGGLDGTYDDQVARYEYSFGSFGIALSLEQEDNAAANWAANSDPVWGVGATYAMDMGGTALRFGLGYQSTTVAGVDSDAIGASISAEFAGGFSGVIGFTNTETGGVDTDRLGIGATYTTGALSIHANYGEIDTAGVSNDSYGLAVNYDLGGGAVVMAGYGSDTDFATAGNQSTYSIGLGLSF